One Actinospica robiniae DSM 44927 genomic region harbors:
- a CDS encoding glycosyl hydrolase family 28 protein, with protein sequence MRSPVARSPHPSHLPHRRLAVFSVAAVTALLGTGVAALTMPSAQAASPACQVSYAVTSSWPGGFSTNISITNEGAAITTWTLAFSFSGGQTVSSGWNGTFTQSGSNVTVTSESYNGALATGASTSIGFNGAYTSGTNPSPTSFTLNGAACNTTASSGSSTPSASASPSARPSASASPSASASPSPSSSSSSGSGQPSIPSTCTSLSATLSTSNELFSSSAESAPPDTSRIQSALNSCAGSGKAVELKASGSNAAFLSGPLSIGANEVLLVDSGVTLYASRNPASYQISGGATCGTIASSDNGCKPFITMSGSGGGIMGTQSSSGSQGAIDGRGGQDMLNTSETWWALATAAKSGGSQNNPKLVESDGASNLTLYDIDLLNSPMYHVLFKNGSGMTVWGVRIKTPANSRNTDGIDPENTSNVLIDDSYIQDGDDCIAVKSDSGSAASHITVENSHCYGTHGLSIGSQTAGGVNSVTFLNDTLAGTDSGGITSTSDNGIRVKSDSSAGGTVTGVTYQNICMTGIKALIDIDPNYSSGNGSAIPNFAGITLNGVVATNSVSGASSLLDGYSSADPLNLTLENIKLDKTTTSAQYAGIKTYDSNITASGTGVSVSSVSGSGSVPSCSFPSYPGL encoded by the coding sequence ATGCGATCACCAGTCGCGCGATCCCCGCACCCGTCACACCTGCCGCACCGACGCCTCGCCGTGTTCTCAGTCGCGGCCGTCACCGCGCTGCTCGGCACCGGCGTGGCGGCGCTCACGATGCCCAGCGCGCAGGCCGCGAGCCCTGCATGCCAGGTCTCGTACGCGGTCACCAGCAGCTGGCCCGGCGGCTTCAGCACGAACATCTCCATCACCAACGAGGGCGCCGCGATCACCACGTGGACGCTCGCCTTCAGCTTCAGCGGCGGGCAGACGGTGAGTTCCGGTTGGAACGGCACCTTCACCCAGAGCGGTTCGAACGTGACCGTGACGTCCGAGAGCTACAACGGCGCGCTGGCCACCGGCGCCAGCACCTCGATCGGCTTCAACGGCGCCTACACCAGCGGTACGAACCCGAGCCCGACCTCGTTCACGCTCAACGGCGCGGCCTGCAACACCACGGCGTCGAGCGGGTCCAGCACCCCGAGCGCGTCCGCTTCGCCGTCGGCGCGCCCGTCCGCGTCGGCGAGCCCGTCCGCGTCGGCTTCCCCATCCCCGTCGTCGTCCTCGTCGTCGGGCTCCGGGCAGCCCTCCATTCCGTCCACTTGCACCTCGCTCAGCGCGACGCTGTCCACGAGCAACGAGTTGTTCAGCAGCAGCGCCGAATCTGCGCCGCCGGACACTTCGCGGATCCAGTCGGCGCTCAACAGCTGCGCGGGCTCGGGTAAGGCGGTCGAGTTGAAGGCGAGCGGGAGCAACGCCGCGTTCCTCAGCGGTCCGCTCAGCATCGGTGCCAACGAGGTCCTACTGGTCGACTCCGGCGTGACCCTGTACGCGTCGCGCAACCCGGCCAGCTACCAGATCTCCGGCGGCGCCACCTGTGGCACGATCGCCTCCAGCGACAACGGCTGCAAGCCCTTCATCACGATGTCCGGCAGCGGTGGCGGAATCATGGGCACCCAGAGCTCCTCCGGAAGCCAGGGCGCCATCGACGGGCGCGGCGGGCAGGACATGCTCAACACCAGCGAGACCTGGTGGGCGCTGGCGACGGCCGCGAAGAGCGGCGGCAGCCAGAACAACCCCAAGCTGGTGGAGAGCGACGGCGCAAGCAACCTGACGCTCTACGACATCGACCTGCTCAACTCGCCGATGTACCACGTACTGTTCAAGAACGGCAGCGGGATGACGGTGTGGGGCGTGCGGATCAAGACCCCGGCCAACTCCCGCAACACCGACGGCATCGACCCGGAGAACACCAGCAACGTCCTGATCGACGACAGCTACATCCAGGACGGCGACGACTGCATCGCGGTCAAGTCCGACTCCGGCTCCGCGGCCTCGCACATCACCGTGGAGAACTCGCACTGCTACGGCACCCACGGCCTGTCCATCGGCAGCCAGACCGCCGGCGGCGTCAACTCGGTGACGTTCCTGAACGACACCCTGGCCGGCACCGACAGCGGTGGCATCACCAGCACCAGCGACAACGGCATCCGGGTCAAGTCCGACTCCAGCGCCGGCGGCACCGTCACCGGCGTCACCTACCAGAACATCTGCATGACTGGCATCAAAGCCCTGATCGACATCGACCCGAACTACTCCAGCGGCAACGGCTCGGCGATCCCGAACTTCGCCGGGATCACGCTGAACGGCGTGGTCGCGACCAACTCGGTCTCCGGAGCGAGTTCGCTGCTCGACGGATACAGCTCCGCCGATCCGCTCAACCTGACGCTGGAGAACATCAAGCTCGACAAGACGACCACCTCGGCCCAGTACGCCGGCATCAAGACGTACGACTCGAACATCACGGCCTCGGGCACCGGCGTGAGCGTGAGCAGCGTCTCCGGTAGCGGGAGCGTGCCGAGCTGCAGCTTCCCCTCCTACCCGGGGCTGTGA
- a CDS encoding DUF397 domain-containing protein — MRILPRWGIRNGARVSTFRELGVGERTAEREAWRKSSLCNSSDNCVEVRFSDGRIQVRDSKDPERAPLYFTLSEWTQFLCGALLGEFDAVRLTASSVGVTSTRLPSGEVG; from the coding sequence ATGAGGATTCTGCCAAGGTGGGGCATCAGGAATGGAGCCCGCGTTAGCACCTTTAGGGAGCTCGGGGTGGGAGAGCGGACAGCGGAGCGTGAAGCGTGGCGGAAGTCATCGCTTTGCAATAGTAGCGATAATTGCGTCGAGGTTCGTTTCAGTGATGGACGGATCCAGGTGCGCGACTCGAAGGATCCCGAACGCGCGCCGTTGTACTTCACCCTGAGCGAATGGACCCAGTTCCTCTGCGGTGCCCTGCTCGGCGAGTTCGATGCCGTACGTCTGACCGCATCCAGTGTCGGCGTGACGTCGACAAGGCTGCCCAGCGGAGAGGTGGGGTGA
- a CDS encoding helix-turn-helix domain-containing protein yields MVLKDDPGLHRRQVRNGLKDARAQAGRTQQDVADQLDWSLSKVIRIENGTNTISITDLKAMLSLYGVDDANTVAGLVAAARASRRKPWWYEFHELIRPQFAELLSHEAGARSIRAFSPTIITALLQTDGYARALRAETIVDQAKRDRLVDLLVKRQALLREDNEVVTHFIVAEAALHLQVGGPAVMTEQLGHLLQCMQSPQTTVRVLPYTAGAHPALSGSVVLLQLADEDNDVVFLEGAEDDVISHDDALRRETYNAVFQRLESKALGQDASADLIRKVQESYR; encoded by the coding sequence ATGGTGCTCAAGGACGACCCAGGACTGCACCGTCGGCAGGTGCGTAACGGACTGAAGGATGCACGGGCACAAGCCGGCCGGACGCAGCAGGACGTCGCCGACCAACTGGACTGGTCGCTATCCAAGGTCATTCGCATCGAGAACGGCACCAACACCATCTCGATCACTGATCTCAAGGCGATGCTTTCGCTGTACGGAGTCGACGATGCGAACACGGTTGCCGGCCTGGTCGCCGCAGCCCGCGCAAGTCGGAGGAAGCCTTGGTGGTACGAGTTCCACGAGTTGATCCGTCCCCAGTTCGCCGAGCTGCTCTCCCATGAGGCAGGTGCTAGATCGATCCGTGCTTTCAGCCCGACGATCATCACGGCGCTATTGCAGACGGATGGCTACGCGCGCGCCCTGCGCGCCGAAACCATAGTGGACCAGGCCAAGCGCGACCGCCTCGTGGATCTGCTCGTCAAACGGCAGGCTCTGCTTCGCGAAGACAATGAAGTCGTCACTCACTTCATCGTTGCCGAAGCAGCACTCCACCTGCAGGTCGGGGGGCCAGCGGTGATGACCGAACAACTCGGCCACCTGCTCCAGTGCATGCAGTCCCCGCAGACCACCGTGCGCGTTCTTCCGTACACCGCAGGCGCACACCCCGCGTTGAGCGGATCGGTCGTCCTCCTGCAACTCGCCGACGAGGATAACGACGTCGTCTTTCTCGAAGGCGCTGAAGATGACGTGATCAGCCACGACGACGCGCTGAGACGTGAGACCTACAACGCCGTCTTCCAACGACTCGAGTCGAAGGCGCTTGGGCAGGATGCGAGCGCCGACCTGATTCGGAAAGTACAGGAGTCATACCGGTAA
- a CDS encoding DUF6176 family protein, translating to MSAERPASIPQGLVVELSRAKVKPGAEAEADRWMRMLNDRLDECVATLDSERMAIEIVFRLREDGAEYLYWVTVKGQDGAGLDTDRPIDRDHVEAALRVKEPGWVEAQPQVLMLPDPVREAVLAWALRGTEETAAAPPSDG from the coding sequence ATGAGCGCTGAGCGTCCCGCCAGTATCCCGCAGGGCCTGGTGGTGGAGTTGTCTCGAGCCAAGGTGAAGCCCGGTGCCGAGGCTGAGGCCGACCGGTGGATGCGGATGCTCAACGACCGGCTCGACGAGTGTGTCGCGACACTCGATAGCGAACGGATGGCGATCGAGATCGTGTTCCGTCTGCGCGAGGACGGTGCGGAGTACCTGTACTGGGTGACGGTCAAGGGGCAGGACGGTGCGGGGCTGGATACCGACCGGCCGATCGATCGCGATCATGTCGAGGCGGCCCTGCGGGTGAAGGAGCCGGGCTGGGTGGAGGCGCAGCCGCAGGTTCTGATGCTTCCGGATCCGGTGCGCGAGGCGGTGCTGGCGTGGGCGCTGCGCGGTACCGAGGAGACTGCTGCGGCCCCGCCATCGGATGGATGA
- a CDS encoding nitrilase-related carbon-nitrogen hydrolase: protein MSRVIRAALFQTTWTGEVETMISAHEKAAREAAAQGAQIIGFQEVFNAPYFCQVQEAEHHKWAEAIPDGPTTKRFQALAKELGIVIVLPLYELESAGFYYNTAAVIDADGSYLGKYRKHHIPQVKGFWEKYYFKPGNLGWPVFDTAVGRVGVYICYDRHFPEGWRALGLHGAEIVYNPSATSRGLSAYLWQLEQPSAAVANEYFVAAINRVGVEEYGDNDFYGSSYFVDPRGQFVGDVASDKVEELVVRDLDMGLIEEVRRQWAFYRDRRPEAYGPLTEA from the coding sequence ATGAGCCGAGTGATACGAGCAGCCCTGTTCCAGACGACGTGGACCGGTGAGGTCGAGACGATGATCTCGGCACACGAGAAGGCGGCGCGGGAGGCGGCCGCGCAGGGGGCGCAGATCATCGGCTTCCAGGAGGTGTTCAACGCTCCGTACTTCTGCCAGGTGCAAGAGGCGGAGCACCACAAGTGGGCCGAGGCGATCCCGGACGGCCCGACGACGAAGCGGTTCCAGGCGCTGGCCAAGGAACTCGGCATCGTCATCGTGCTGCCGCTCTACGAGCTCGAGTCGGCAGGGTTCTACTACAACACCGCGGCCGTGATCGACGCGGACGGCAGCTACCTCGGCAAGTACCGCAAGCACCACATTCCGCAGGTCAAGGGTTTCTGGGAGAAGTACTACTTCAAGCCGGGGAACCTCGGTTGGCCGGTGTTCGACACCGCGGTCGGCCGGGTCGGCGTCTATATCTGCTACGACCGTCACTTCCCCGAGGGCTGGCGCGCGCTCGGCCTGCACGGCGCGGAGATCGTCTACAACCCCTCCGCCACGAGCCGTGGACTCTCGGCGTACCTGTGGCAGCTGGAGCAGCCCTCTGCGGCCGTGGCCAACGAGTACTTCGTGGCCGCGATCAACCGCGTCGGTGTCGAGGAGTACGGCGACAACGACTTCTACGGCAGCAGCTACTTCGTGGACCCGCGCGGGCAGTTCGTCGGCGACGTGGCCTCGGACAAGGTCGAGGAGCTCGTCGTGCGCGATCTCGACATGGGTCTGATCGAGGAGGTGCGCCGGCAATGGGCCTTCTACCGCGACCGGCGCCCGGAGGCCTACGGGCCGCTGACGGAGGCCTGA
- the hydA gene encoding dihydropyrimidinase — protein sequence MRTLIKNGLVITASDELNADVLIEDEKVAAVAATGSAVAEGWTADTVLDAAGLYVIPGGVDAHTHMELPFGGTAASDTFETGSRAAAWGGTTTIVDFAVQSVGKSLREGLDTWHAKAEGQCAIDYAFHMIMADVTEDSLKEMDALVDEGVSSFKLFMAYPGVFYSDDGKILRAMQRGAENGGLIMMHAENGIAIDVLVEQALAQGKTDPRYHGEVRKALLESEATYRAIQLARVAGAPLYVVHVSAAEAVAELTRARDLGLNVFGETCPQYLFCSTDDLAKPGFEGAKYVCSTPLRPDEHQESLWRALRGDDLSVISTDHCPFCFVGQKELGRGDFSKIPNGMPGVENRMDLLHQAVVDGHISRRRWIELACATPARMFGLYPKKGTIAPGADADIVLYDPRGSYTMSAATHHMNVDYSAYEGKTVAGHSKTVLSRGRVVIDDEKFLGQTGHGRYTSRSTCQYLT from the coding sequence ATGCGTACATTGATAAAGAACGGCCTGGTCATCACCGCGTCGGACGAGCTGAACGCGGATGTGCTGATCGAGGACGAGAAAGTGGCCGCGGTCGCGGCGACGGGTAGCGCGGTGGCCGAGGGCTGGACCGCCGACACGGTGCTCGATGCGGCCGGGCTGTACGTCATTCCGGGCGGTGTCGACGCGCACACGCACATGGAGCTGCCGTTCGGCGGCACGGCTGCGTCCGACACCTTCGAGACCGGATCGCGCGCCGCGGCATGGGGCGGCACGACGACGATCGTGGACTTCGCGGTCCAGTCCGTCGGCAAGTCGCTGCGCGAGGGGCTGGACACCTGGCACGCGAAGGCCGAGGGCCAGTGCGCCATCGACTACGCCTTCCACATGATCATGGCCGACGTCACCGAGGACTCGCTCAAGGAGATGGACGCCCTCGTCGACGAAGGCGTGTCCAGCTTCAAGCTGTTCATGGCCTACCCCGGCGTCTTCTACAGCGACGACGGCAAGATCCTGCGCGCCATGCAGCGCGGCGCCGAGAACGGCGGCCTGATCATGATGCACGCCGAGAACGGCATCGCGATCGACGTGCTCGTCGAGCAGGCGCTCGCGCAGGGCAAGACCGATCCTCGCTACCACGGCGAGGTCCGCAAGGCCCTGCTCGAATCCGAGGCCACCTACCGCGCGATTCAGCTCGCCCGGGTCGCGGGCGCGCCGCTGTACGTCGTGCACGTCTCGGCGGCGGAAGCCGTGGCCGAGCTGACCAGGGCTCGTGACTTGGGGCTCAACGTGTTCGGCGAGACCTGTCCGCAGTATCTGTTCTGTTCGACCGACGACCTCGCGAAGCCCGGCTTCGAGGGCGCGAAGTACGTCTGCTCCACGCCGCTGCGGCCGGACGAGCACCAGGAGTCGCTGTGGCGGGCGCTGCGCGGAGACGACCTGTCCGTCATCTCCACCGACCACTGCCCGTTCTGCTTCGTCGGGCAGAAGGAACTCGGCCGCGGCGACTTCTCCAAGATCCCCAACGGAATGCCCGGCGTCGAGAACCGCATGGATCTGCTGCATCAGGCGGTCGTCGACGGCCACATCAGCCGCCGCCGCTGGATCGAGCTCGCCTGCGCGACCCCGGCCCGGATGTTCGGGCTCTACCCGAAGAAGGGGACGATCGCGCCCGGCGCGGATGCCGACATCGTGCTCTACGACCCGCGCGGCTCCTACACGATGTCCGCCGCCACACACCACATGAACGTGGACTACTCCGCGTACGAGGGGAAGACCGTCGCCGGACACTCCAAGACCGTGCTCAGCCGAGGCCGGGTGGTCATCGACGACGAGAAGTTCCTCGGGCAGACCGGCCACGGCCGCTACACGTCGCGCTCGACCTGCCAGTACCTGACCTGA
- a CDS encoding TIGR03842 family LLM class F420-dependent oxidoreductase translates to MDFGLVLQNDPPAKLLVDRMVRAERLGFTHGWTFDSAVLWQEPFVIYSRVLQHTERLVVGPMVTNPGTRTWEVTASTFATLNEMYGNRTICGIGRGDSAMRVAGRRPATLAQLGEAMRVIKDLAEGREAEFGGTSMRIPWVGDGSLPIWMAAYGPKALELTGRQADGYILQLADPFLTEWMIKAVRQAAADAGRDPASVKICVAAPAYVSDGGPETYAHALDQCRWFGGMVGNHVADLVSRYGETSDMVPVELTAYIKAREKYDYSHHGRAGNPDTAFVPDEIVQRFCLVGPVEAHVEKLEQLKSLGVDQVAIYAMHDAIDEVVERYADEVIPALS, encoded by the coding sequence ATGGATTTCGGTCTGGTGCTGCAGAACGACCCGCCCGCCAAGCTGCTCGTGGACCGGATGGTGCGAGCCGAACGGCTCGGGTTCACCCACGGCTGGACCTTCGACTCGGCCGTGCTGTGGCAGGAGCCGTTCGTCATCTACAGCCGCGTCCTGCAGCACACCGAGCGGCTGGTCGTCGGGCCGATGGTGACCAACCCGGGCACGCGCACCTGGGAGGTCACCGCCTCGACCTTCGCGACACTCAACGAGATGTACGGCAATCGGACGATCTGCGGAATCGGCCGGGGTGACTCGGCGATGCGCGTCGCCGGCCGCAGGCCCGCCACGCTCGCGCAACTCGGCGAGGCGATGCGTGTCATCAAGGACCTCGCCGAGGGACGCGAGGCCGAGTTCGGCGGCACCAGCATGCGCATCCCGTGGGTCGGGGACGGCAGCCTGCCGATCTGGATGGCCGCCTACGGCCCGAAAGCGCTGGAACTGACGGGCCGCCAGGCCGACGGCTACATCCTCCAACTGGCCGATCCGTTCCTGACGGAGTGGATGATCAAGGCCGTGCGCCAGGCCGCCGCGGACGCGGGCCGCGATCCGGCGAGCGTCAAGATCTGCGTCGCGGCGCCCGCCTACGTGAGCGACGGGGGTCCCGAGACGTACGCGCACGCCCTCGACCAGTGCCGGTGGTTCGGCGGCATGGTCGGCAACCACGTCGCCGACCTCGTCTCCCGCTACGGCGAGACCTCCGACATGGTTCCGGTCGAGCTGACCGCCTATATCAAGGCCCGGGAGAAGTACGACTACTCCCATCACGGCCGCGCCGGGAACCCGGACACGGCGTTCGTGCCGGACGAGATCGTCCAGCGGTTCTGCCTCGTCGGTCCGGTCGAGGCACACGTCGAGAAACTCGAGCAGCTCAAGTCGCTCGGCGTGGACCAGGTAGCGATCTATGCCATGCACGACGCCATCGACGAGGTCGTCGAGCGCTACGCGGACGAAGTGATACCGGCACTGAGCTGA
- a CDS encoding NCS1 family nucleobase:cation symporter-1 has product MSATAPPTATPGEQGRIDLAEGVVLDDARFANPDLIPVPVAKRRWNTYNFLALWVGMSHNIATWTLASGLVALGMDWKQSVLTIALANLIVLAPVILNGHAGTRYGIPFPVFARASFGLRGANLPAVIRALVACVWFGIQTWIGGGAIFALGGKAFGHWWADASVVGGQPWTEWLSFAVFWIIQVIVIVRGMDTLRRFENWAAPLVLVGAIGLLAWVGIKAGGMGPLLSQPSKLGWGSGFWKIFFPSLMGMIGFWSTLSLNIPDFTRFGGSQRAQARGQALGLPTTMTLFSLLAVLVTSGSQALFGTPIWDPVQLLTRLDNVAGTLIGLFVVLIATLSVNIAANVVSPAYDFSNLLPKLVGFRTGALITGVIGVVILPWKLYSNPNTYIFTWLGTVGGLLGTVAGILIADYWVLRRTRLALDELYRPSGRYWYNGGWNWRAVVSFVVGGLLAVGGSYSSVVDGVKQGPFPAKGLIPFLQPLADYGWAVGLGAAFVLYIALTKLAPPKAYSS; this is encoded by the coding sequence ATGTCCGCAACCGCCCCGCCCACCGCTACCCCGGGTGAACAAGGCCGAATAGACCTGGCCGAGGGAGTCGTGCTGGACGACGCCCGCTTCGCCAATCCCGACCTGATACCGGTCCCCGTCGCCAAGCGCCGCTGGAACACGTACAACTTCCTCGCGCTCTGGGTCGGCATGTCGCACAACATCGCGACCTGGACGCTCGCCTCCGGGCTGGTCGCGCTCGGCATGGACTGGAAGCAGTCCGTGCTCACCATCGCCCTCGCCAACCTGATCGTGCTCGCTCCGGTGATCCTCAACGGACACGCGGGCACCCGCTACGGCATCCCCTTCCCGGTGTTCGCGCGTGCCTCGTTCGGCCTGCGCGGCGCCAACCTGCCGGCGGTCATCCGCGCGCTGGTGGCGTGCGTGTGGTTCGGCATCCAGACCTGGATCGGCGGCGGCGCCATCTTCGCACTGGGCGGCAAGGCCTTCGGCCACTGGTGGGCCGACGCGAGCGTGGTCGGCGGCCAGCCGTGGACCGAGTGGCTCTCATTCGCGGTGTTCTGGATCATCCAGGTCATCGTGATCGTGCGCGGCATGGACACGCTACGGCGCTTCGAGAACTGGGCCGCGCCGCTCGTGCTCGTCGGCGCGATCGGCCTGCTCGCCTGGGTCGGCATCAAGGCGGGCGGGATGGGCCCGCTGCTGAGCCAGCCCTCGAAGCTGGGCTGGGGCTCGGGCTTCTGGAAGATCTTCTTCCCCTCGCTGATGGGCATGATCGGGTTCTGGTCCACGCTCTCGCTGAACATCCCGGACTTCACCCGCTTCGGCGGCAGCCAGCGCGCCCAGGCGCGTGGCCAGGCGCTCGGCCTGCCGACCACGATGACGCTCTTCTCGCTGCTCGCGGTCCTGGTCACCTCCGGATCGCAGGCCCTGTTCGGTACGCCGATCTGGGATCCGGTCCAGCTGCTGACCAGACTGGACAACGTCGCGGGCACGCTGATCGGCCTCTTCGTCGTACTGATCGCGACGCTCTCGGTGAACATCGCCGCGAACGTGGTCAGTCCGGCCTACGACTTCTCCAACCTGCTGCCGAAGCTGGTCGGTTTCCGCACCGGCGCGCTGATCACCGGCGTGATCGGCGTGGTGATCCTGCCGTGGAAGCTGTACTCGAACCCGAACACGTACATCTTCACCTGGCTGGGCACCGTCGGCGGCCTGCTCGGCACGGTCGCGGGCATTCTCATCGCGGACTACTGGGTGCTGCGCCGCACCCGGCTCGCACTCGATGAGCTCTACCGACCCTCGGGCAGGTACTGGTACAACGGGGGCTGGAACTGGCGCGCGGTCGTGTCGTTCGTGGTCGGCGGCCTGCTCGCGGTCGGCGGTTCGTACTCGTCGGTGGTCGACGGGGTGAAGCAGGGCCCGTTCCCCGCAAAGGGCCTGATCCCGTTCCTGCAGCCGCTGGCCGACTACGGCTGGGCGGTCGGCCTCGGGGCGGCGTTCGTGCTCTACATCGCGCTGACCAAGCTGGCTCCGCCGAAGGCTTACTCCTCCTGA
- a CDS encoding PucR family transcriptional regulator — MLTVRDVLGLDLVASFGPEAVAGAAGLDRPVRWVHVAEALDVGVMLSGGEIVLTTGLLLADDPKAQVGYVEAMHGADVAAVVLGLGRAFSTTPPTMRRAAEQRGVPLIVLHRPAPFARFTEEVNARLLNERFAAVDLSDRLRSALAALNLSGASLQGLLDEVAAFAGCPVMLVNLAQRVLATAGDRGALGELMRDWGRVSRQVAALAVPSAQAPAASPTSRAGAGATTAGPDGWIIAPLQARGTQWARLLLFGYPGTPAEGRMIADRAAEALAVHRLVGGGVHLAHDGLEGEAAQAILADLASGSVRPDQLLPRVRALGLPVNRRTFVPLIIRSLTGGGEAMDLLFRRALAEEGLAGLAGWYAADDLAVLVSLPRDQNTSTAVDRLVLKAGEHAAGRGRKFVVGAGADCATLDELPRSFAEALHVADAAMADPPAGPVARLRDVRLRGLVRLLRDEPELQAFIERELGLLFAETELLDVLRSYLRSGRNKSLAAQEHHFSRPALYRRLHSIETLLGVDLDDWDQIVSLYVAILAYDAQQTSGAGQEE, encoded by the coding sequence ATGTTGACCGTGCGTGACGTGCTCGGGCTCGACCTGGTCGCGTCCTTCGGCCCGGAGGCGGTCGCGGGGGCTGCGGGTCTGGACCGGCCGGTGCGCTGGGTGCACGTGGCAGAGGCGCTGGACGTCGGTGTGATGCTCTCCGGCGGCGAGATCGTGCTGACCACCGGCCTGCTGCTGGCGGACGATCCGAAGGCACAGGTCGGCTACGTCGAGGCGATGCACGGGGCCGACGTCGCCGCCGTCGTGCTCGGCCTGGGCCGCGCGTTCTCCACCACACCGCCCACGATGCGCCGCGCTGCCGAGCAGCGCGGCGTGCCGCTGATCGTGCTGCACCGGCCCGCGCCCTTCGCCAGGTTCACCGAGGAGGTGAACGCGCGGCTGCTCAACGAGCGCTTCGCCGCCGTGGACCTGTCCGACCGGCTGCGCTCGGCGCTGGCCGCGCTGAACCTCTCCGGCGCCTCACTGCAAGGCCTGCTCGACGAGGTCGCGGCGTTCGCGGGCTGCCCGGTCATGTTGGTGAACCTGGCGCAGCGGGTGCTGGCCACGGCCGGAGACCGTGGCGCACTCGGCGAGCTGATGCGTGACTGGGGACGGGTGTCCCGGCAGGTCGCCGCACTCGCCGTGCCTTCCGCGCAGGCCCCGGCAGCCTCGCCCACCTCAAGGGCGGGCGCCGGGGCGACGACGGCCGGTCCGGACGGCTGGATCATCGCGCCGCTCCAGGCACGGGGCACGCAGTGGGCCAGGCTGCTGCTTTTCGGCTACCCGGGCACGCCGGCCGAGGGCCGGATGATCGCCGACCGCGCGGCCGAGGCGCTCGCCGTGCACCGGCTCGTCGGCGGCGGCGTGCACCTCGCGCACGATGGGCTCGAGGGCGAAGCGGCGCAGGCCATACTCGCCGACCTGGCGTCCGGCTCCGTGCGCCCGGACCAGCTCCTTCCCCGTGTCCGCGCCCTCGGCCTGCCGGTGAACCGCCGCACCTTCGTCCCGCTGATCATCAGGTCGCTGACCGGTGGCGGCGAAGCAATGGACCTGCTCTTCCGCCGCGCGCTCGCCGAGGAGGGCCTCGCCGGACTGGCCGGCTGGTACGCCGCCGACGACCTGGCCGTGCTCGTCAGCCTGCCGCGTGATCAGAACACGAGCACGGCAGTGGATCGACTGGTGCTCAAGGCCGGCGAGCACGCCGCGGGACGGGGCCGCAAGTTCGTGGTCGGCGCCGGGGCGGACTGCGCCACCCTGGACGAATTGCCGCGCTCGTTCGCCGAGGCGCTGCACGTCGCCGACGCCGCGATGGCAGATCCGCCCGCCGGTCCGGTCGCCCGGCTACGGGACGTGCGCCTGCGTGGCCTCGTCCGTCTGCTGCGCGACGAACCCGAACTCCAGGCCTTCATCGAACGCGAACTCGGCCTGCTCTTCGCCGAGACGGAGCTCCTGGACGTGCTGCGCAGTTACCTGCGTTCCGGCCGCAACAAGTCCCTCGCCGCGCAGGAGCACCACTTCTCGCGCCCCGCGCTCTACCGCAGGCTGCACAGCATCGAGACGCTGCTCGGCGTGGATCTCGACGACTGGGACCAGATCGTCTCACTCTACGTGGCGATCCTGGCCTACGACGCCCAGCAGACTTCCGGCGCCGGTCAGGAGGAGTAA